One Roseburia rectibacter DNA window includes the following coding sequences:
- a CDS encoding HD domain-containing phosphohydrolase, with amino-acid sequence MRYKILIVDDAYINRELLKEILRDDYDVLEAENGKEALEVIEKEKGNINAVLLDLIMPVMDGFEVLEHMQSKKILDKIPVIVISGETSMQIEKKCFDYGVSDFIGRPYKTALVQKRVQNMVNQYVYKNQLEEKVADQTAVLRKAYDKLQQQTKMLEKRNQDIIDMLGTIVEYRNLESGEHIQRVKGYTRILAEDFAKNYPEYELTPDMINTIVSASALHDLGKIAIPDSILLKPGKLTKDEFEYMKSHTLRGCEILDSMKDDWDPVTQRVTYEIARSHHERYDGKGYPDGLKGEEIPVSAQLVSVADVYDALINERCYKDAFSKEDAFHMIVNGECGGFSPKLMQTFRNVRTKFEQFADGLE; translated from the coding sequence ATGAGATATAAAATTCTCATTGTAGATGATGCATATATAAACAGGGAACTTCTGAAAGAAATATTAAGAGATGATTATGATGTTTTAGAAGCCGAGAACGGCAAAGAAGCATTAGAGGTCATTGAGAAAGAAAAAGGAAATATCAATGCAGTGCTTCTTGACCTTATTATGCCGGTCATGGATGGATTTGAAGTATTAGAGCATATGCAGAGTAAAAAAATCTTAGATAAAATACCGGTTATCGTAATCAGCGGTGAGACGAGCATGCAGATCGAGAAAAAATGCTTTGATTACGGTGTTTCTGATTTTATCGGCAGACCATATAAAACAGCACTGGTACAGAAACGTGTACAGAATATGGTAAATCAGTATGTATACAAAAACCAGCTTGAAGAGAAAGTGGCAGATCAGACAGCCGTATTACGCAAGGCATATGATAAACTGCAGCAGCAGACGAAGATGCTTGAAAAGCGCAACCAGGATATCATCGATATGCTTGGTACGATCGTTGAGTACCGTAATTTAGAGAGTGGAGAACATATCCAGCGGGTAAAAGGTTATACGAGGATACTTGCAGAGGATTTTGCAAAAAATTATCCGGAGTATGAACTGACACCGGATATGATCAATACGATCGTGTCAGCGAGTGCATTGCATGACCTTGGAAAAATCGCGATTCCGGACAGCATTTTATTAAAACCGGGAAAACTGACCAAAGATGAATTTGAGTATATGAAATCTCATACATTGCGTGGATGTGAGATCTTAGATTCCATGAAAGATGACTGGGATCCGGTCACACAGAGGGTAACTTATGAGATCGCAAGATCCCACCATGAACGTTATGACGGAAAAGGATATCCGGATGGATTAAAAGGAGAAGAGATACCGGTATCTGCACAGTTGGTATCAGTAGCAGATGTATATGATGCACTGATCAATGAGCGTTGTTATAAAGATGCCTTTTCAAAGGAAGATGCATTCCATATGATCGTAAATGGAGAATGTGGGGGGTTTTCACCGAAACTGATGCAGACATTCCGCAATGTAAGAACAAAATTTGAACAATTTGCAGACGGACTGGAATAA
- a CDS encoding YlmC/YmxH family sporulation protein, which yields MRFCEFQKKEVINVCDCKCLGNVCDLEFDEHDGCIRTIIIPGPAKFFGCVGREFELHIPWCKIVKIGPDIILVEVEEKEVRKKIQQ from the coding sequence ATGCGTTTTTGTGAATTTCAGAAAAAAGAAGTGATCAATGTCTGTGACTGCAAGTGCCTTGGAAATGTATGTGATCTGGAGTTTGATGAACATGACGGATGTATCCGGACGATCATCATTCCGGGGCCGGCTAAATTTTTTGGATGTGTGGGACGAGAATTTGAACTGCACATTCCGTGGTGTAAGATCGTAAAGATCGGGCCGGATATCATACTGGTTGAGGTAGAAGAAAAGGAAGTCCGTAAGAAAATACAACAATAG
- the ychF gene encoding redox-regulated ATPase YchF → MKLGIVGLPNVGKSTLFNSLTKAGALSANYPFATIDPNIGIVSVPDERIVKLGELYHTKKVTPATIEFVDIAGLVKGASKGEGLGNQFLANIREVDAIVHVVRCFEDTNIIHVDGSVDPARDIETINLELIFSDVEILDRRIAKIAKQARMDKTLAKELELVEAVKAHLEEGKMARTFEVPDDEDAQIWFKGYNLLTAKPTIYAANVSEDDLADDGASNPHVAKVREMAKEEGAEVFVICAQIEQELAELDEDEKKEYLEDLGVESSGLDKLVAASYSLLGLISFLTAGEDECRAWTIKKGTKAPQAAGKIHTDFERGFIKAEVVNYQDLLDNGSLSAAREKGIVGMEGKDYVVKDGDVILFRFNV, encoded by the coding sequence ATGAAACTAGGAATCGTTGGACTTCCGAACGTCGGAAAGTCTACATTGTTTAATTCACTCACAAAGGCGGGAGCACTCTCCGCAAACTATCCATTTGCAACGATTGATCCAAATATCGGAATCGTATCCGTTCCGGATGAGAGAATCGTAAAGCTTGGTGAACTCTATCACACAAAGAAAGTTACACCTGCTACGATCGAGTTTGTAGATATTGCGGGTCTTGTAAAGGGCGCAAGCAAAGGAGAGGGACTTGGAAACCAGTTTCTTGCCAATATCCGTGAAGTAGATGCGATCGTACATGTAGTACGTTGCTTTGAAGACACGAATATCATTCATGTTGATGGATCGGTTGATCCGGCAAGGGATATTGAGACGATCAATCTGGAACTTATTTTCTCAGATGTAGAGATTCTCGACAGAAGAATTGCGAAAATTGCAAAACAGGCGAGAATGGATAAAACTCTTGCAAAAGAACTTGAACTTGTAGAGGCAGTAAAGGCACATCTTGAAGAAGGTAAAATGGCAAGAACATTTGAAGTGCCTGATGATGAGGATGCACAGATCTGGTTTAAGGGCTATAATCTTCTTACTGCAAAACCTACGATTTATGCTGCAAATGTATCTGAAGATGATCTTGCAGATGACGGAGCTTCAAATCCACATGTTGCCAAAGTAAGAGAAATGGCAAAAGAAGAAGGGGCAGAAGTATTTGTTATCTGTGCACAGATAGAGCAGGAACTGGCAGAACTCGACGAGGATGAAAAGAAAGAATATCTTGAGGATCTTGGTGTAGAGTCAAGTGGTCTCGATAAGCTTGTGGCAGCAAGCTACAGCCTGCTTGGATTAATCAGTTTCCTTACTGCAGGGGAGGATGAGTGTCGTGCATGGACGATCAAAAAAGGCACAAAAGCTCCGCAGGCGGCAGGAAAGATTCACACCGATTTTGAACGTGGATTTATCAAGGCAGAAGTAGTAAACTATCAGGATCTTTTAGATAATGGAAGCCTTTCCGCAGCACGTGAAAAAGGAATCGTGGGCATGGAAGGAAAAGATTATGTCGTCAAAGATGGGGATGTGATCTTATTCCGCTTTAATGTATAA
- the nrdR gene encoding transcriptional regulator NrdR yields MKCPFCSSENTRVIDSRPADDNNSIRRRRLCDECGKRFTTYEKVETIPLIVIKKDNNREQYDRSKIEAGVLRACHKRPISVNQINQLVDEVETEIFNREEKEIPSSLIGELVMDKLKDLEAVAYVRFASVYREFKDVNTFMSELKKMLDK; encoded by the coding sequence ATGAAGTGTCCGTTTTGCAGCAGTGAAAATACAAGAGTTATTGATTCGAGACCGGCAGACGATAATAATTCGATTCGCCGCAGACGGTTATGCGATGAATGTGGGAAGCGTTTCACGACTTATGAGAAAGTAGAGACCATACCACTTATCGTTATTAAAAAGGACAATAACAGGGAACAGTATGACCGTTCTAAGATCGAGGCAGGTGTATTGCGTGCATGTCATAAGAGACCGATTTCCGTAAATCAGATCAATCAGTTAGTTGATGAGGTTGAGACGGAGATATTTAACCGTGAAGAGAAGGAAATACCAAGCAGCCTGATCGGAGAGCTTGTGATGGATAAGCTAAAGGATCTTGAGGCAGTTGCTTATGTGAGATTTGCTTCGGTATATCGGGAGTTCAAAGACGTGAATACATTTATGAGTGAATTGAAAAAGATGTTAGACAAGTAA